The genomic interval ataaaaacattttttcaagtcAACAATGTTACTACTTActttttggtttcatttaactctttaactctcttgagtgaccaagacagaatttctccttataatatcaatacaatatcaagcataaaagtgatgaaaataaaaaaatattaattagggattattagttgatccaataccaaattctccaaattaacatcataagaactgtatggcagacagtaaggagaattactgatgagatcttggggagttaaagggttaatattccaAGTGAGTAGAGATAGTTGTCCCTACAACCAATGAGAATTTGATTGTCAAACACAACAGGTGAAGAAAATACTTCACTAGGCAATGaataaaaagctaaaagaacTCCTGAATAAAAATCCAGAATATACAGGCTTCCAACACTTGACAAAGCAAACACTGCTAATTGAGTGTCATGCCCATCACAAGGCCTTGCGTTACACATTGTGTGACAAGACATATTTCCCTCAATCATGGCTACAAAAGGACTTGAATACACAGGTCCATCGGTTGTAAATCTCCACAAGAGCTCACCAGTTAGTGACAAGCAATACACAGATTTGTCATGTGagccaaaaaaaatacagtgtGAGATCCTGGAACCATATCTTATATCATGGTACAAAGTCGGTGAACAGAACACTGAAGCTTGTGTCTCAAACTCCCATAGCTTATTACCCTGGAAgtcaaaacaataaacaaacccATTCACGCATGCGCAAACTACACCAATGGGTGTCAATAATGGTGATGCAAACAATGGCTTAGGACACTGCTGACTCCAAAGTATTGTATGTTCAGTAGCATCAATTGCAAGAAGATGGCCGCTTAGTGTAGCAATGAATACTAAATGAGGTTTCTTACTTATACATGGAGAACTGAAACAAGATCCTGCACCGCAGTGTGTTGCAGAAATGCACTGCCTATTTGTGACATCAAGGGCATATAAATAGTGATCATGTGACCCAACCCAGGCCACCCCAGTCTGGGGGTCAATGCAAGGAGAACTTTTCACTGCTGCTCCTGTTTGGAATGTCCAACTTGTTTCACCGGTGAAGCGGTTGAGTACATACACTTGGCCATCATAACAacctaaaaaacaacaaatattagGTTCCATTTGataagataaattaaaatagcaaaTCAGGCCATTGGCAATACCATCACAATCATTACAGAGGCCACGTCAGCTTTCTACATTCACCAGAAACTGTGAATTATTACTAATATTGTTTGCAAGACATGGTCTTTAATTTGTCTCAGTTCAAGCTGAAAGaaaggaggggagggaagggtagGGAAGAGTTTGagtgaagaaaacattttgaataagCAAATCAGCAGTATTTTAGCCtcttattgacattttcttttaaaatgcaTACTCATGCATTGAGAATCTTGATACCAGTAATGGAGAAAACCACTCcagagaaagtaaaaacaaattctaTATACAAACACTCAAAGTATGTATTCAGATCCTGTAACATAATCACAGCATCTCTCTCATATGCCTTATTTACTCACGAGTAACTCCTgccatttaattaaaaaacaatataCAATACCTTACCCACTATTACATATCTACCACAGAGTGAGAGAGCTGCAGAAGATTCTATTCTGTCCCCCAGCCTACTCTCCCACAGGACTTTGCCATCACTCAGTCTGATGCACATGAACATGTGACTATGGGAACCAATAAAAACTTCTCCTTCAGACCTCCCTGGTGCACGAACCACAAGAGGTGATGCATCAATACATTTGTACAGACAAGTTCGCCACTGACAAGAAACAGAAACTTTTCCTATGGCATTGTTAAAATTTCCTATATCTAGGTTGACATTCCTGGGAACTTTACGATCTTGGACAGAAGAGTAGAACTCCTTAGAGACCTTGGTCATTATTGGTGATGGTGCAGCCTCACAGGACATCATACCGGCCTGAACACTGGTTTGACTGGCAGGAAATGTTTGTGCCTTGCTTGCCACAAGCCTATCTGTGCTTGGTGTTGAATCTTTACAGATGTTACAAATGGTAAACTGGTTTTGTCTTCGTACAGTACAAAAACAGGTTTTCACATCAGCTACACTGGATAGGGCATTTGTGCTAGAGTCTTCACTTTCTTCTACTCCCTGGATCTTTTTTGCTGCCTGGTTATTATAAAGGGAGGCACCATCAGCTAGAGTGGAGAATTTTCTCTTCACTGGAAGAACAGGCACTTGTTCAGAAGGAACACTAATTACAAGAGTAGGAGATACTTCATTTGCATCTTGATGTAGATGATGTGTCTCCTTGGAGTCCAGATCCTTTCTTTTATCAAGAATATTGAGTTTTCTCTCAAGGTAACCACAAAGGGCACCAAAGGGTTTTGTTAAAATGAATTacggtcgtttcgcctacgggtcgtttcgcctacggtcTGTTCGCCTACGGTTAGAGTCGATTCGCCTACGTCTCATATGTCAGTTCGCCTACGTGTTAAAACATGTGTTACAACAGTTGATTCATCTACTTTATGTGCGATCGCGCTCGGATCCTAGTCGGTCGATTCAATTCCTAGAGCGTGACTCATAAAGTCAAGCCTATCGAAgttaaataattgtaaataaggAGCGTTCGTTTACCTGaaaatttccgttttaattTGATTCATCTTCGTTCGAGTAAAAACAAGTTATGTAAATATCGCATATTCTGAGTTGCGAATTACACGGTTCTCCAATTACACTCAGTAACCATGAAGCGTACTCATTTCGCGACATTTTAATTCTAATACACTTATTACATGCGGGGACGTTTAGGTTATCCGAGTGACACCTGCCCCTTAAACAACAGATCATTCGCGTTTAATTCCACAGGGCGCAGAGGAGTTCATTGTGACGGTAGGCGAGGCGAAAAGTTTACCGAGCCGGTCGTACGATTCGCCTGTGTTAACTGTATAATCGACACATTACATACATAAACTAGTTTATAGAAATAAAAGATTCAACGAGTCGCCCGCCAAATCGACGCAGAAATTGAACCGACTGTCAAGTCAAGCCGAAGCTAATTTCGTATATGTTAATGAAAAGTCTCACCTTCTTTAGTTTAGGCGCCGCTCACGCTTCACAAGTCTACACAAAGACCGTAAACAGTGGTTTGTTTACTGCTCTGCTCGCGCTTTACACGACCACACAAAGACCGTAAACGGtggttaatttcattttaatacacATCTTAATGCTCAGTTTTACAATCGCACGTttcttaaatcattttaagcaaAATATCTTTCACACATTCGTAGACGACCGGGTTCCGCCAtgataaagtttttaaaaacgaaCTTAGATGTTTTAGCGCGTTGTTTTTCTAGCCATCGAGGATAGAATGGAAGGAATAATACAAGGAACAAAGACTTTTAATAATTCCGatttaaagcttcaacatctGACTCGTAGGCGAACTGACATATAAGACGTAGGCGAATCGACTCTAACCGTAGGCGAACAgaccgtaggcgaaacgacccgtaggcgaaacgaccggaTACCGTTAAAATTATGTCCAATAACTCTGAAAGATCAACTTCTGTCTCCTTCTCTTCAGTTACAAACATCTCAATTAGATCCACCAGCCTAACTGCATTAAGAGATGATCCACCACAAGCAATAAACATGTCATCTTCCTTAAAATCTCtttgtttgacatgaaaaaagTCATCAGCCTGTCTTTTCTCACCGTCAGTAAAAATCTTCTGTTCACCATTGGTTTCAGTGACTTCCAAGACTTCATTCAAGGCATATCTTAAAAACTCTCTCATAGACATGTCCACTAGCTTTGTTCTTTTCTGAGCCTCAACTAACAAGGAGCTTCTGTCGACCTTTCCATGAGCTGTCATTGGAAGGTGAGAAATCATATGTACTGAATCAGGGCAAGCATCAACCGGGAAGATGTTCAGTATGCTTCTTTTAGAAGATGACAGTTCATTGTGAACATGTGACAGAGATTTGTTTACAACAAATAGGCGAAGTTTATCAGGTTTTCTGTTGGCAGTTTTCTCTAAAACCAAGGAACATGTCATTTCTGGGAACTGCTCAGAAATCTGCCGTTCAATCCAATCCAGATTTATTCTTTTTCCCATTCGCTTGATCTGCCTGTCTTTGCGTCCTCGGTACCAAATGGTCTTGTCTTTTACATAAGCCCAGTCCCCTGTGGCACGCATTGTTCCCAGGTGGAGTTGGGTTTCATTGTCTAGGAGACACACTCTATTTACACCAcctaaaaagagagaaagaaaaaaattagattcaCTTGTTTTTCTCCCCTCAGTGAATTAGCATAGAATGACTGTGcggaaaaattataaatcagTATAACAAATTTGAAGCAGTGAGTGATATTTAGGGCACAAGCTGTTGTTTATCCCTAATATCCCACAGAAACCATACTATTTTAGTTCATTctacaaatcaaagaaaatgcaatttttacttgtaagtatttcaaatttggcTGAAATACTACTGGTACTGGCCAATCAcattattttcaagaaatctcTCAGCTTCTAccataaataaaataacttaccaATGTATATTTGTCCCACTCcttccaaaacaattttcccATTAGCATCTCGCACCTCAATGGTTGTGTCTGTCAGAGGAGTACCAAGAGGTACTTCACTAACCCAACTGGCTTTGTGGCTCTCCAGGCTTACATGTCCAGATGTTGAAATACCATGAAAATCAGCACTTGTATCCTCCAACTCACGATCAGTAATTTTATGACAAGATGCCCAACAGGAAACTTCTGTGATGCCATAAAGATTATAGATTGAGCTGTTACTCTCAGGAGACCTCCATTTTCTAAGAGTGGAGAGGGTAGGGCAGGCTTCGCCACCAAATGCAAGCACTCTGAGAGATGAATCTTTATCGAGAATCTTTGACTGAATCAGTTCTTGACCAATGTGGTACAACAGTGATGGAGTGGGCTGTTTGAGATATAGAAATAAAACTTAGTCTAGACGGAAAAGGACTTATGCAGTATCACTTTGTCTTACAAGTGATCACTGTGGTCATTTTGAGAATCCTTGCAATGCTATTCTGAAAACTTTGAAGGAGCAAATTGTAGTTTGtatgcaaaattttccaaaattaatttttgctgAGGAAATCAACAGATAATTTTCTCACTAGGCAAACTTGTCAGAGTTAAGTATCTAGCTCAAGTGAAGGGGGAAGTAAATCCTTTGGGTGAGTGGGTGGGGCCAACCAGGGTATGGTTCTCAGGGTCTTGTATCTCATAGAACTCTAACCTGTAAAATAGTCACTCTTTCTTCGTCAAAAAGAATGCTGCAAAGCTTAGACGGCaccattttaacattttcaggCACAATTACAAGTCTGGCTCCTGCTGCAAATGCTGTGAACATCTGAACAATGAAAGGATCAAAGGTGTAAGGAGAGGTGAGGAACATTACATCATCAAATGTCACTTGGAAGATGTTCCTGTGGAATATGAAGAATAAGTATTGTTGTTAGTGCTAGATTAAACATGTGTAAATATTGTGGTGTATGGATTCCAGAAGGTGATTCAAGAGCTCAGGGGTAACATGAGGAAAATTTGAAGCCTTAAAAATGTGAAACTTTGTACAAAAGTGTGTAACTATAACCCACTCCTCAGCACTTGTCACAGTTTATTTGTataaatacatattttgcaATAACATTCATGAAGCAGCTCTTTACTGTAATGCAGACCATGTTGCCAGGCAAAATACTTTACTTTTCCTGCCCCTTCCCCTTACATTTGAGGAGAAGCTCCTTGAAAGTGAGTTTGTACAATGCTGTGTTGCCCTTATTAGTTGATTGTACAATATCCACCTCTTAAAAGGCAATCATAAGTTTCAAGTTCCTTTCTTTAACATCAGAGAAGAGTGTAATaagagaggggggagaggggaatCACCCCTCATCCTCACCACTTCTAAATCTGCTACAGTGACTAAACATTATAGTAAACGTACCTCAAGTCAGTGATGTTTGTCACTATGCACATGTGTGGCACTCTAATGGCTTTTGCTTCACCTGTTGTACCAGATGTCTGCATGACATATGCAATGCCCTGATCCTCACTATTCTCTTTCCCCTCCCTTAATTCATCTTGCCATCTTAAGAGTATAAAACCACTGTTAACAAGGACTTGATCACAGACAAATTCTACTTTGCTGCCATTAGGTAGAAATGGTTTCCATTGCagtaaacatttttcaaatgattcgaGTAGCTCTTCTTCTAATAAAACAAGATGGATGCTCAGTTTCAATAGAAACTTGCGGATCATGTCTGGAGGCCAGTTCAAATCAATTGGTGCAAAGCAATTTCTAGACTTCAACACTCCAAGAATGCAAGACACTAAACTAATTGACTGTTTGGAATATATCGCTATGGTTTCCTGTCTTTTGCACAATGTCTCCAAAATGTCTTCAACTTTGGACGCTTGAACAACCAGTTCTTTGTACGTGATGTGTTCTCGCATTGATCCAGAGTTATAGGTGACGGCGACATTACTCCCAAAAGAACGGGAAGTCGCATCGAACAGAGCGTCGAGAGTCGCCATTAAGCTGACTAAATTACATCATCTCAAGCGGAAGTCCTTAAAATACttgcaaaatacaaataaaaattgattagaaacttttcttgtgtaatttcaatattttaaacaattttctcgGTGCTATAAATGCGAAGAAATCCAGTAAGTTCATCCGCCATGTTAAAGCCCGCACTGACTGACCAGCTGTCATCAAAAAACTGTAGACTCGTGGGCATTTCATTGACTCGAACGCCACTGtccaatgaaaagtttacaactccgaatttaacaaaaaattcggctcagaaacaaaatgaacacatttCTTTCTCGTTTAAACACTATATTTGCGTTTACTTTAACAGTACTCGCCGCCCTGACATTCCTATGTTTCCTATCGACGCTTTTTAAAGCTCATCAAGCCCCTCTTCAGTTACAGACGAAGAAAGTTTTGGTGTGAGTATCAATGTCTTTACGACCTGATCGTCGATCGTTGACAATGGCAGAATATTCGGGTTTCTTGTTCTAACACGTGTCTTCCTCTTGATCTTTTGAATAGTAAAAATGTTCAAGACTTCAGTGTTTCTAAGGAAAAGAATGACTTGGGATTTATAACGTTTGACCTTGAAGCAGATATCCTTTTTgccttttaattttctgtacATGTTGTGTGGTTGCATTGTGCTGTTGTGCTATTTCTCCCCCGCCTCCCCCCCCCCGATCATTCCCCCATCATCCCCACAAGATTAAATGGACCTATAATTTTACTTAGATGTTGGGTTACCATGGTTATATGGTTAAGAGCTGTTTGTTGCTTCGCAAGCAGACACAGATCTAAGGCTAGCAGACAGATTTGAGGCCCCATGGTAAAATTTTTGGTTCCAATCTCACCTATAAACCcttaatttaatgtttttattcctATTgatgattttaaccctttcactcccaagatctgatttttaattctccttactgtctaccatacaatttttatgatgttagtttagagaatttggtattggctcaactaattatcccataattgatattttt from Pocillopora verrucosa isolate sample1 chromosome 14, ASM3666991v2, whole genome shotgun sequence carries:
- the LOC136278239 gene encoding beta-alanine-activating enzyme-like, with the translated sequence MATLDALFDATSRSFGSNVAVTYNSGSMREHITYKELVVQASKVEDILETLCKRQETIAIYSKQSISLVSCILGVLKSRNCFAPIDLNWPPDMIRKFLLKLSIHLVLLEEELLESFEKCLLQWKPFLPNGSKVEFVCDQVLVNSGFILLRWQDELREGKENSEDQGIAYVMQTSGTTGEAKAIRVPHMCIVTNITDLRNIFQVTFDDVMFLTSPYTFDPFIVQMFTAFAAGARLVIVPENVKMVPSKLCSILFDEERVTILQPTPSLLYHIGQELIQSKILDKDSSLRVLAFGGEACPTLSTLRKWRSPESNSSIYNLYGITEVSCWASCHKITDRELEDTSADFHGISTSGHVSLESHKASWVSEVPLGTPLTDTTIEVRDANGKIVLEGVGQIYIGGVNRVCLLDNETQLHLGTMRATGDWAYVKDKTIWYRGRKDRQIKRMGKRINLDWIERQISEQFPEMTCSLVLEKTANRKPDKLRLFVVNKSLSHVHNELSSSKRSILNIFPVDACPDSVHMISHLPMTAHGKVDRSSLLVEAQKRTKLVDMSMREFLRYALNEVLEVTETNGEQKIFTDGEKRQADDFFHVKQRDFKEDDMFIACGGSSLNAVRLVDLIEMFVTEEKETEVDLSELLDIILTVSGRFAYGSFRLRSVRLRLESIRLRLICQFAYESDVEALNRNYILTKPFGALCGYLERKLNILDKRKDLDSKETHHLHQDANEVSPTLVISVPSEQVPVLPVKRKFSTLADGASLYNNQAAKKIQGVEESEDSSTNALSSVADVKTCFCTVRRQNQFTICNICKDSTPSTDRLVASKAQTFPASQTSVQAGMMSCEAAPSPIMTKVSKEFYSSVQDRKVPRNVNLDIGNFNNAIGKVSVSCQWRTCLYKCIDASPLVVRAPGRSEGEVFIGSHSHMFMCIRLSDGKVLWESRLGDRIESSAALSLCGRYVIVGCYDGQVYVLNRFTGETSWTFQTGAAVKSSPCIDPQTGVAWVGSHDHYLYALDVTNRQCISATHCGAGSCFSSPCISKKPHLVFIATLSGHLLAIDATEHTILWSQQCPKPLFASPLLTPIGVVCACVNGFVYCFDFQGNKLWEFETQASVFCSPTLYHDIRYGSRISHCIFFGSHDKSVYCLSLTGELLWRFTTDGPVYSSPFVAMIEGNMSCHTMCNARPCDGHDTQLAVFALSSVGSLYILDFYSGVLLAFYSLPSEVFSSPVVFDNQILIGCRDNYLYSLGILTL